The genome window ACATTGCCCAAATCACCACCAGTACCATAGCCATGGTGTGCACCAGGGCACAGAGTCACCCTCCccagcctctgctgctctgaGTGCAACAACTCCCATGGAATCCCAGCTCCAGCCTGATCCCCATCCTCAACCCACATCACCTCCCACCTGTCATCCCTCAAGGCTCCCACTCCAGCCCGCATCCCCCAGAACCCATCTGTGCGGTGCACCCCCCAGCCTCCCCATCTCTTTGCAGATGTGCCAAGCTCCTGCTGAGACACAGGGCCACTGTTGACCTGCCCAGCGAGGATGGAGGGGAGACAGCACTGCACgtggcagccaggcactgcCTCTGCGACCATGCCCGCCTCTACCTAAAGTACGGAGCATGCGTCGATGCACGTAGCGCACGAGAGGAGACAGCCCTCAGCATCCTCTGCGGGCAGGCACTGGGCACCGGCGAGGAATGCCTGCAGCTTTGccggctgctggctgcccatggCGCTGACATCGATGCCCGAGATGAGACACGGAGGAGCCCCTTGCACAAGGCGTGCGGGGCCGCCAACGCTGCCCTGGCACGCTTCCTCCTGCTGCGCGGGGCTGATGTCAACGCCATGGACTATGGTGGCACCTCCCCGCTACGCTGCGTGCTGCAGAGCGCTATCTTCAAGCAGGACATTAGGCCACATCTCACCGTCCAGCTGCTGCTCAACCATGGGTCCCAGAAGATATGGCCTGCCGCCTTCGTGAAGGTACTGACCCCAAAGCAGCCCCTGGATATCCCCTCACACCCAGGATTTTGCAATTAAGGTCAAGGTGctttgggaaataaaaagatGGGGAGTTGGGATGGTTCGGGATAGGGTCCTGGTCCAGACGGGGAGATGGGACCATGGCATCGGGGCTGGCGATGCTGATGAGAATGACGGAAATGAAAACACTTGCAGCGtagcagcagggaaaagcagGCAGGGTgaagggcaggatggagccagcACAAGCATGGGGGACCAGCAAAGAGGATTTTTCCTGCCTGGGGGTGTCAGAGACAGGCCTGGGACATCAGCCATCAATGCAGCTGCTTTATGGCTCTGTGTTTCATTAATTTTACatcaaacaataacaaaaatattatccTGGCTTATCACGGACAgccaaaaatgtaaataataagCAAGGGATGCATCCAGATGAAGAAGAGCCAAAGCAAGACAGGTCTTCTTATCACTTCTCACTTGGAGAAAGATGTCCAAAGCATGCCAAGATAATCTCTACACCTGCATCATACCAACATGGGAGTATCCCAACCTGGACCGTGGTGGGGAGGGATGAGCCCCAGCTGCAGTGCATTGATGCTCTGCCTCTCTGGGACATGCATCTCTGCCTGAAATGCTCCCATTGCCCACAACTAGGTGCTGAAGTCTTGCGCGGCTGTGCCAGAGGTCATCGAAGTCCTCTTCAATTCCTACTCACAAATCCCCATCTCCGAGAAGTGGATTGAGGCCGTGCCAGAGGAGGTGTTTCAGGTGAGATAGCGCTGGTGGTTTGGCAGGGTTGGCTGAGCCCTGAGGAGGCAGTTTTTCACAccaagaggtttttttcccatccaAACTTCACttgggtggaaaaaaataaaacaacaaaaaaaaataaactagtcCTCAGGGCACCACCACAAACCCCCGAAGCAGCTTTGCATCCCTTTAGCTCCCTCAACACCAAaacccccatccctgcccctgGCCTGCaataagggagtggagcatctgcgttatgaagaaaggctgagggagctggggctctttagcttggagaagaggagactgaggggtgacctcattaatgtttacagatatataaagggtgagtgtcatgaggatggagccaggctcttcttggtgacaaccaatgataggacaaggggcaatgggtacaaactggaacacaaaaggttccacttaaatttgagaagaaacttcttctcagtgagggtgacagacactggaacaggctgcccaggggggttgtggagtctcctactctggaggcattcaagacctgcctggacacattcctgtgtaacctcatctgggtgttcctgctccggcagggggattggattagatggtctttcaaggtcctttccaatccctgacattttgtgattctgtgaaaatacaaTCCCAACATCTGGAAGCAACCCTGGAGCCAGACCACTGCCTGGCAGGAGCCCACATCACTAAGTTTTAAAAACTTGTCCCCAGTGTGCAACAGGTACGGCCAGACTGCTCTTGAATGATCTGGGATGGCTGCCTTGCCCTCATGGGTCTTTGGTTACCTTGACTGCAAGGGAGGACAGCAGCTGAAATGCAAACAAAGCTCTTCAGcatgttacagaatcacagaatgttagggactggaatgTTCCATGGGATgggagaaattatttctgttccaagctaaggaaaggctgaggctGCACAGACCGAGCACGCCTTGTTTCACCCTCTTAGAAACAAGTGGGTCTCTTCTATGTCATCTCTAAGGATTTCTGTAGGGATGCTGCTGCCCGTGGGCATGAAAGCATCTCCTCAAACCACACCTGTGGTGAGACTAGGTTTCTTCACATGCGCTTCCACAGAAGAGTTCCTCATCCAGCCTTTGCTTGCAGGAGCCATGTCAGCGCACAGACCCCTAACCCACAGGCAATCACCAATGGGTTTCTTAACCCCTCCCCTAGGATCTTCATCTCAAAAGTATCTCTAGTTTGTGTGgcttaatgaggaaaaaaataaaaccaaccgATGCTCgtgctttttctctccccctctctctttgcagcagcaccagctatTCTATGAGTCCTTTTTCCGGCTGGCGGGCACAGTCCGGTGCCTGCAACATTTGTGCCGCTCCGCCATTCGGCAAAAGTTTGGCAGCAAATGCCATCGCCTGATCCCATTGCTGCCTGTGCCCAAGCCTTTGCACGATtacctgctgctggagcccgAAGGAGTCGTGCTTTGAAGGGCTGAGAGGAGCCAACCAAGGGCTGCCATCCTGCCCTCCCTTCCCTCGTCCTCCCTCGCTGTAGCGCAGCAGCATCCATTTCTGTCAGTCGAGCTAAGGAGCGCCGGTTTTCATGATAGATGGTTGTTTTTCAGGGATTTATAATGTAACTAAAATGTGCTTTCGGCTGTAACTttgtatagattttttttctaattgtgcTTTAAATAGATTATAAAGAGTAATAAAATGATTAGTAGCTGTTACAAGCATGCTGCAGATATGAATAATATTCATTATAAAGGATGTCTGCAAAGCAGCGGTGCTCCTCAGGTGTGCAAAGGCAAGCACGCATGGCAGATGACTAATATCAGCCCACGTGGGCATCAAATCGCCTTGGATAAATCTCCCCCATGTGTGGCACAAGCAGAATTGGAACCACAGGTACAGCACAGAAACTGTTAGCAGGATGCAATATTCAGTGGCACTAATATAGACTGTAAGATAGaccaaaaatctatttttttaatgtagaagaCACCAAAAAAGAGCTGGTTACTCCCTGCAGGACCAGATGCGGGGGGAACGGTGGCACAGCCCCTACTTCTCCCAAATTCTCATGGTCCAAGATGCACCACTACCTCCTGTGCCCATCACTGCTCCAAGGCCGACACGCAGAGCAGCTGCAAAACCCAGTGGTAACCTGAAGGGGAGGAtttggggctttcttttcaTGCTGTGACTTGGCAAAAGGTACCAGGGAGGAGCGAGAATTTGTTTTCCCAGACCCTCAGGCTCctcaaattaatttctgttgaACCAAAGCAAGTAGACGTGTATGCCCCTTGGAAGAACAGCTGTCCTTATGCTAGCAGCTCTGCCACAGCACTCGCCAAATTGTTCCACTGCTTAATTATACTcactatttaaatatatatatatatatatatatatatatatacacacacaaataaatcaGCCTTTTTTGTATGTTTGACTGGACTTCACACCAGCACCTGCCACATGATGTGTGCAGGACATAGGCAGCACTCCTGCCTCCCACAGCTGGTGTCCATGGAGAGGGGAGCACGAAAAtgggaagacaaaagaaattcCTACCCCCCCAGCCTCACCCTGCTGCTTACACAGCTGCACTCACCCTTGATGTTGTATACAGGTGTGCAAGGGCAGCCTCAACCCCACTGTGTTCCTCACCTTTGGCACCAGAGCCCTGTCCCACACAGAAATGTCCTGTGGCAAAGCCCCACACCAAATCTCCACGACATCATGAGACATGGCATTTCATTACTTTAGTGGCTATTTTACTCTACAGTTTGTTCCAATGCCCAGAGCAGGGACAGAATTGTAAGGGATTTAGGGAAAACACATCCTAGCTGAGTCACTGTGTGTTTgaaccagaaaaaaacctaaatttTGTTGCCCCTAATGAGTCTTTCATCTTTTGTGTGGCACGTTTTACATCTGTATTGGGCAAGTTTGCATGGAGATAGAGTCCCACCAGGTGATCGCATCCTCCCCCCAAATCTGTGACCTCagctctgacaaaaaaaaaggcacatcaaagaggaggaaaaaaaccaaacaggttgGTGCCAGGGAGCCTGGTCTgcggtggggctgggagggatCGAGGGGTATCAGGGGTTCCGGGGAAGGATGGAAGGGCCGTGGGAGAGGGGAGCGGCCGCGGACACGCGTGGGCTGCGGCAGCAGGCGCTGGCTGCGCGGCGCCCCGTGGCCCGCAGGGGGCGCCCTGGGCACGGCGGCGGCGCCGTCGGGGGGAGGCGGCCGGTACCCCCGGGGATGCGGCGGGAGCAAAGGAAAACTGGGGAGGCAAAAACACCccggggaaaaagaaagaaagagaaaaaaaaaaggaaaaaagaataagggaaaaaatgggggaaaaaaccccaaaccctttacgattttggggtgttttcccTCTGTTTAAGCCATTCTAGTGGCGGGAGCGGCTCGGGGAGGGATGATGCTCCGGGCTGCTCGGGTTGATAAGTTTGGCAGGCGGGTAAAGGAGCGTTTgggtatacatatatatatatttttccccccTGCCGGTGCCTTGTTTTGATGCAGATGTTATGGGAAaggatcatttttttttttttttccagcagctgaaGACGGGAGGTCACATTAACTTATAATACGGAGACACATAAAAATGCGATTATGCCTGCTAAACAGAACACAGTAGGCTGCTAGTTAAGACAATGAGATTTCCAGGAAGCGATGCATAAATTCTTCaaaaaatgacacatttttcACGTTTCATTCCAATTAAATTACTGAGGCAGCTAACACAGTGCTGCGCACACCATACATTTGGGTGAAATGaaggcttttctgttttctgggttgttttctccttttttttttttttttggtaagtcTATCTGGATACGCGTGTTTTATGAAAGGCGTTAATATTAAGTTGctattaaggaaaaaatgtcTGAGACCTTCGCTCCTCGCCTTTTTTCTCGTGGCGGGGCTGTTTTTCCAGCCCGCAGGAATAAAGCCGCCGATGGTCCTGGCCGGCAGCGGCTGCAAAATAATTCCCAAATAATAAGAATTACCCGCCCTGATGAGCACACGTCTCTGTTCGCAAGGAGCTGGTTAAAcagcctgggctggggagaATTAAGAAGCTACCCCTCCCGccaaaaaaaaggttttggtgACCCGTCGGGTGTTTCCCCACCCCGGGGTCCCTCCGAAGctgccggagccgccgccgcgggcAGGATCGGGCCCCctcggggcggctgcggggaTGGAGGGAGATAGGGGGAGGAGCGGTGGTCCCGGTGGGATAAAAAGCCGGGTTTGCTCCCCACAACCTGCTCGGTAACTGAAAAGGGGCTCATCAGGGTGATAATCAAGCCCCGAAGTGGCCCCGGTAATGAAATAGCATTtgattctttattatttttttttgaaagcagagaGAGGCACCGCGCAGGCTGCACTGAGGCGGGTGATCCGCAAAGCAATACAAATCAGAAATGAGATTTTTGAAGTCCTAATGAACCTGATTGCAGGAACATTTATAATCCCCCATGGCTTTAAATGAAATCAGATATAATCAGGAGCTATGGGGAAAGGGAGTGTTTACAGGCAGAGATTGGGAAGTGCTGCTGTATTAGTAAAGATGCTGTTCCTTCTATTGATGTCTAAAATGATGGATAATGTGAGAATGGCAAATATACTATTTGTCTAATGGCTCTGCAATTAAATTCCCCTGTAAATGACCCATGCCTCATTTCATCCTAATCTATGGAATTTTGATTGAATTCGTCAGCTCTAATTGAAAAATACTGCACTTTAATGTCTGCAGTGCAGTTTCAGGACCGCGCTGGTTTTAATGAGACGGTGCCCCTCTGACCTGGgaatattttagatttttattcGGGATTTTTAAACTGGCTGATTTCTCAACTATATTCCACGAAAAGCCGTGAATGAGAGTTGGCGTGGTTTTCCACCGCTAGAGATGATCTCTCCGTACCGATGCGGTTTATTAAGGTCTCGTTTAGAgctcttaaaatatttggattatttaaatacatagcaatttaaaataaaaattaaaaatcctaTTTCCCCTCATCCGAACGAATTTCACGATATGAACCAGGAttacagaagtaattttttatttttattttacctgtaCGGCGTTATTTTTACCCTTTTACCCTCCTTTTCCCTAACGCGAAAATCCCGAGCTCcttcaaatttgttttttttttttatttttttttaaagacgcacaaacaggagggaaaaaaaaactaaaccaacaacaacaaaaaaaagcaacaaatctGCCGTGCATGGGGTGGAAGTTGTGGAGAGAGAAGCCGCCACCGAGCCGGGGACGCTCCCGGGGCGGGGTGGGGGCGGCCGTCCCGcagcccccgctccccgccggaGCCGCGTTCGCAGCCTGAAATGAGTTCAAACGGGAACACGGGAAGGAGTTAATGGGATTAAGCGGCGAACGAGGGGGTTacgtgttggttttttttgtttgttgggtttttttgcccgcttttttttttttttttccctgcttgaAAACCGAAGGGGGAGGCGGGAGGGGATTTCCCGGGGTTGCAGTGGCGCCCACGGACACGCGTGGGGCGGCGGGTCGCATCCCGCAGCGGGTACTCTCCAGTACACCGCCCCCCCAGCGCACAGCCAGCACACCAagggccaaatcctgctccacaccccccccccccatccctcttcattcccagctcctgcagcccaaaataTGCTGAAATAAACACACAGCCACACACAAAACCGCCTCCTCAGTCGAGTCCTTCACTGCCCAGGGTATAGTATGGAGAGCTCCAGCTGCATCCCTTATTTTGGCATTCAGTGCTCATGCCTAATGTCTCCATCTTTAAGTACACACTGATTTTTGGGATGTAGCTTtgctcatggtctcttctcttgccTACCCTCCaccctagaaaaaaaaacactttaaaatcaCAGTAGAGTGAGATGCTTTTGGTGACGTTTCCCATGCAATCATGATTTCAGCAGCGAAAGCAGAGGGTCTTGCAAGAATTACCTCTCTAGCATCTCCGTAACCCTGATTTTGGCTTTTAATAAAGTCATTTGTTTTACCATCGGCTGCAAAACAAATCTGTTCCTCCTCCCTGATGGCCCAGCAGCCTTGGGGACCAGCAGTAGCACATAGCCTGCTCCAAATAACAtcctgccagcacagcctccGATGTCTGGTGGAAGAATGGACCCCATGGAAACCCACTGCACAGCTCCCCACCAAAAGGCTGGAGGGGCCTTCAGCCCCCCCAGGCACGCAGTGGCTTGAGCTGCCACCCTGCTTAGAGGGATGCTCTGACCTTTGCCACCCTACGGACTCAGGTCCGGAAGGGTTTGAGCACCTCCCagtcttcctcttcctccacagCTCCCGTGTTTCACTTCTTTGCTCCAAAAAGCTGTGCCTCCTCCCTACCCTGATTTGGGGGAAAATCCTGCAGTTTATTTAGCACACACTCTCTCCACCCAGCCGAGAGGCCACTGGAGTCACAGACACCCCCCAAATCTGTCCGATTCAAACATGTATCCATGTATCTGATGCTCCTTTTCTGTGAAAGGTCATTTTGGGGCAAAACCTGCCGGAATCCACCTGCTCTTCAGCAGTTTCTACTCCAGGTGATGCAGGAGCATCCCTGAGCAGCATCTCGGTGCCACATTTAGAGGTGGGGCCACACAGGACCAAGTCTGCACACATGCTACAGCCCCCAGGGGAAAAGGGCTCCCTCAAACACACCAACCAAGAGTGACCCTCCAAAACCCCGATTTCTACCATATACTCAGACTCCC of Columba livia isolate bColLiv1 breed racing homer chromosome 7, bColLiv1.pat.W.v2, whole genome shotgun sequence contains these proteins:
- the ASB18 gene encoding ankyrin repeat and SOCS box protein 18 isoform X1, producing the protein MGSTGMDELPEPVTEKLQICPKLDSEHTLTAHAPATRYYKALVAGDLRSLEVLTDRYYQDVNMVFEISKNELEWQVKSQGSYGLSGLWSLEYKRELTTPLCLAARWGHTACLRHLLRRRADPNLAPGGRGPLHEACLGGHTDCVELLLEYEADPNLQSDEGLAPLHLCTTPDSLGCAKLLLRHRATVDLPSEDGGETALHVAARHCLCDHARLYLKYGACVDARSAREETALSILCGQALGTGEECLQLCRLLAAHGADIDARDETRRSPLHKACGAANAALARFLLLRGADVNAMDYGGTSPLRCVLQSAIFKQDIRPHLTVQLLLNHGSQKIWPAAFVKVLKSCAAVPEVIEVLFNSYSQIPISEKWIEAVPEEVFQQHQLFYESFFRLAGTVRCLQHLCRSAIRQKFGSKCHRLIPLLPVPKPLHDYLLLEPEGVVL
- the ASB18 gene encoding ankyrin repeat and SOCS box protein 18 isoform X2; translation: MGSTGMDELPEPVTEKLQICPKLDSEHTLTAHAPATRYYKALVAGDLRSLEVLTDRYYQDVNMVFEISKNELEWQVKSQGSYGLSGLWSLEYKRELTTPLCLAARWGHTACLRHLLRRRADPNLAPGGRGPLHEACLGGHTDCVELLLEYEADPNLQSDEGLAPLHLCTTPDSLGCAKLLLRHRATVDLPSEDGGETALHVAARHCLCDHARLYLKYGACVDARSAREETALSILCGQALGTGEECLQLCRLLAAHGADIDARDETRRSPLHKACGAANAALARFLLLRGADVNAMDYGGTSPLRCVLQSAIFKQDIRPHLTVQLLLNHGSQKIWPAAFVKVLKSCAAVPEVIEVLFNSYSQIPISEKWIEAVPEEVFQHQLFYESFFRLAGTVRCLQHLCRSAIRQKFGSKCHRLIPLLPVPKPLHDYLLLEPEGVVL